One window of the Scylla paramamosain isolate STU-SP2022 chromosome 22, ASM3559412v1, whole genome shotgun sequence genome contains the following:
- the LOC135111694 gene encoding glutamyl aminopeptidase-like isoform X5, which produces MVRSNGRPWEESFRLPETVIPEHYELYMHPDLSAKTFSGRVTISLTSQEPRDHFLVHSQWLTITNTSLISKKGNQSQDVHIIEAFSYEPHQFWVVRMDQVEAGSFELTLHFSGSLINGILGYYYSDYTDGNGKSRGLATTKFQPTYARRAFPCFDEPGFKSTYSLTLVRPSQEYRALSNMPVKKETQDSPSIGLTEVAFEKSLPMVTYLVCFIVCDFTFKEAIMDSGMPFRVYAREDRLSDINYALEVGKSVLQMYEGMFDLPFPLPKSDMVGIPDYSSGATEHWGIITFRETAIYYNSKDSSSANKQRVASVISHEMAHQWFGNLVTLKWWDDLWLNEGFASYVEYKGVAHVEPSWEMEFQFCTKTLLPVLGDDALVSSHPIIQTVETPDQINSIFDKIAYNKGASVLRMLEDFMGEYFQIGINAFLKKFMYTNAVTQDLWNELTTAWAGHVPVGAKSDVGAIMNTWTQQMGYPVVTVKRAAPDTLVFSQQRFLLDPSAQYNPDDSPFRYKWDVPVSYITSANSTVQQSWFNHEDSTLEVKVPAEVTWVKVNVYYKGFYRVNYEADMWSELGKLCASQALSAADRAGLYSDVFALADAGLLSYTVPLDFSRNLASESDYVPWDAMTATFVDIQRLLASSDAYQPFKDYVSSLVEPLYSSLGWDDEGDHLRRLLRTDVVTLACISGSDACLEAAARKIESWVLDATSPLPLDARRQSYRWGVVKEGDREMWEVMWQRALGETSATETDNLYYGMANFQDTSILQSYIELSMKEENVRSQNFLAILEYISTNPVGNSLVWDWVRSNWEWLVERYTINDRYLGQLIPRICRYFATGQKLTEMEEFFSQYPEAGAGERYRQQAIETVKYNIRWVNDNAATILAWLQAPLPSAGNH; this is translated from the exons ATGGTCAGGAGCAATGGCAGGCCGTGGGAGGAAAGCTTCCGTCTACCAGAAACTGTCATTCCTGAACACTATGAGCTGTACATGCACCCAGATCTCTCTGCCAAGACATTCTCTGGCAGGGTCACCATCAGCCTCACCTCCCAGGAGCCACGTGACCACTTCCTGGTGCACTCTCAGTGGCTTACCATTACCAACACTTCCCTGATCAGCAAGAAGGGAAACCAATCACAG GATGTGCACATCATTGAAGCCTTCAGCTACGAGCCTCACCAGTTCTGGGTGGTGCGGATGGACCAGGTAGAAGCTGGCTCATTTGAACTCACTCTTCACTTCTCTGGTTCCCTTATAAATGGCATTCTTGGCTATTATTACTCAGACTACACTGATGGTAATGGAAAATCAAG GGGTCTGGCGACAACAAAGTTTCAGCCGACATATGCACGCCGAGCCTTCCCCTGCTTTGATGAACCAGGATTCAAGTCTACCTATAGCTTGACACTAGTGAGACCCTCACAAGAATACCGTGCCCTCTCAAACATGCCTGTCAAG AAAGAGACCCAGGACTCTCCATCAATTGGCTTGACAGaggtggcctttgaaaagtcCTTACCAATGGTCACTTACTTGGTGTGCTTCATTGTGTGTGACTTCACTTTTAAAGAG GCCATCATGGACAGCGGTATGCCCTTCCGAGTGTATGCCCGTGAGGACCGCCTCAGTGACATAAACTATGCTCTTGAGGTGGGGAAGAGTGTGTTGCAGATGTATGAAGGCATGTTTGACTtgcccttcccccttcccaaaAGTG ACATGGTTGGCATCCCAGATTACTCCTCGGGTGCCACGGAGCACTGGGGCATCATCACTTTTAGGGAGACTGCCATATACTACAACAGTAAAGACAGTTCCTCGGCCAACAAACAGAGGGTGGCTTCAGTTATTTCTCACGAGATGGCTCATCAGTGGTTTGGCAATTTGG TTACCCTGAAGTGGTGGGATGACTTGTGGCTGAATGAGGGCTTTGCCAGCTATGTGGAGTACAAAGGTGTGGCCCATGTGGAGCCCAGCTGGGAAATG GAGTTTCAGTTCTGTACGAAGACACTGCTGCCAGTACTCGGAGATGACGCCCTCGTCAGCTCCCACCCCATCATCCAGACAGTGGAGACACCTGACCAGATCAATTCAATCTTTGACAAAATTGCCTACAATAAG GGTGCCTCAGTACTCCGGATGCTGGAAGACTTCATGGGGGAGTATTTCCAGATAGGAATTAATGCCTTCCTCAAAAAGTTCATGTACACCAATGCAGTGACACAAGACTTGTGGAATGAACTCACCACAGCCTGGGCCGGCCACGTGCCTGTTGGAGCAAAG AGTGATGTAGGTGCCATCATGAACACCTGGACCCAGCAGATGGGCTATCCTGTAGTCACTGTGAAGCGGGCAGCACCAGACACTCTAGTCTTTTCTCAGCAGCGATTTTTACTGGACCCCAGTGCACAGTACAA TCCTGATGATTCACCATTCCGGTACAAGTGGGACGTGCCTGTGAGCTACATCACTTCGGCTAATTCCACGGTTCAGCAATCCTGGTTCAACCATGAGGACTCCACAT TGGAGGTGAAGGTACCTGCTGAGGTAACTTGGGTCAAAGTCAATGTGTACTACAAAGGCTTTTATCGGGTCAACTATGAAGCAGACATGTGGAGTGAATTGGGGAAGCTGTGTGCATCTCAG gCATTGAGTGCTGCAGACCGGGCTGGCCTCTATAGTGATGTCTTTGCCCTGGCTGATGCTGGACTCCTCAGCTACACAGTGCCCTTGGATTTCAGTCGTAATCTAGCAAGTGAAAGTGATTATGTTCCGTGGGATGCAATGACAGCAACCTTTGTAGATATTCAGAGACTTCTAGCCTCCTCTGATGCCTACCAGCCTTTCAAG GATTATGTTTCCAGCTTGGTAGAGCCTCTGTACTCTTCACTAGGCTGGGATGATGAAGGAGACCACTTGAGGAG ATTGCTGAGGACAGATGTAGTGACACTTGCTTGTATCAGTGGAAGTGATGCCTGCCTGGAGGCAGCAGCACGTAAGATAGAGAGCTGGGTACTGGATgccacctctccacttcctctagATGCTCGCAGACAG TCCTACAGATGGggtgtggtgaaggaaggagatcgTGAGATGTGGGAAGTGATGTGGCAGCGAGCATTAGGAGAGACAAGTGCcacagagacagacaatctCTACTATGGCATGGCTAACTTCCAGGACACTTCTATCTTGCAGAG ttACATTGAACTCTccatgaaggaagaaaatgtgcgCAGCCAGAATTTCCTTGCCATCCTGGAATATATTTCCACCAATCCAGTGGGCAACAGCCTGGTCTGGGACTGGGTGAG GTCTAACTGGGAGTGGCTGGTGGAGCGTTACACCATCAATGACCGTTACTTGGGGCAGCTGATTCCCAGGATCTGCCGCTACTTTGCCACAGGGCAGAAACTAACTGaa